The Miscanthus floridulus cultivar M001 chromosome 7, ASM1932011v1, whole genome shotgun sequence genome includes a region encoding these proteins:
- the LOC136467724 gene encoding geranylgeranyl diphosphate reductase, chloroplastic-like → MTSLSSAVALPSSCRARPAGGSRRARMVVTRAAASSPKLPNGRRLRVAVVGGGPAGGAAAEALAKGGVETVLIERKMDNCKPCGGAIPLCMVSEFDLPLDLVDRKVRKMKMISPSNVAVDIGRTLAPHEYIGMVRREVLDAYLRSRAQSAGAEVVNGLFLRYEAPKEPNGSYVVHYNHYDSSSSNGKIGGEKRSFEVDAIVGADGANSRVAKDMGAGDYEYAIAFQERVKIPDDKMVYYEERAEMYVGDDVSPDFYGWVFPKCDHVAVGTGTVTHKADIKKFQAATRLRAKDKIEGGKIIRVEAHPIPEHPRPKRVSGRVTLVGDAAGYVTKCSGEGIYFAAKSGRMCAEAIVAGSANGTRMVEESDLRKYLAEFDRLYWPTYKVLDILQKVFYRSNAAREAFVEMCADDYVQKMTFDSYLYKRVVPGNPLDDIKLAVNTIGSLVRAIALRREMEKVTL, encoded by the exons ATGACCTCCCTCTCCTCCGCCGTGGCACTGCCGTCCTCGTGCCGGGCCCGCCCGGCGGGGGGCAGCCGGAGGGCGCGGATGGTGGTGACGCGCGCGGCGGCGTCGAGCCCGAAGCTGCCGAACGGGCGGCGGCTGCGGGTGGCGGTGGTGGGAGGCGGCCCCGCGGGCGGCGCCGCGGCGGAGGCGCTGGCGAAGGGCGGCGTGGAGACGGTGCTGATCGAGCGGAAGATGGACAACTGCAAGCCCTGCGGCGGCGCCATCCCGCTGTGCATGGTGTCGGAGTTCGACCTGCCGCTCGACCTCGTGGACCGCAAGGtgaggaagatgaagatgatttCGCCGTCCAACGTCGCCGTCGACATCGGCCGCACGCTCGCGCCCCACGAGTACATCGGGATGGTCAGGCGCGAGGTGCTCGACGCCTACCTCCGCTCACGGGCACAGTCCGCCGGCGCGGAGGTCGTCAACGGCCTCTTCCTAAG GTACGAGGCGCCCAAGGAGCCGAACGGCTCGTACGTGGTGCACTACAACCActacgacagcagcagcagcaacggcAAGATCGGCGGTGAGAAGCGGTCGTTCGAGGTGGACGCGATCGTGGGCGCGGACGGCGCCAACTCCCGCGTGGCCAAGGACATGGGCGCGGGCGACTACGAGTACGCCATCGCGTTCCAGGAGCGCGTCAAGATCCCCGACGACAAGATGGTGTACTACGAGGAGCGCGCGGAGATGTACGTCGGCGACGACGTCTCGCCCGACTTCTACGGCTGGGTGTTCCCCAAGTGCGACCACGTCGCCGTCGGCACCGGCACCGTCACGCACAAGGCCGACATCAAGAAGTTCCAGGCCGCCACGCGCCTCCGCGCCAAGGACAAGATCGAGGGCGGCAAGATCATCCGCGTCGAGGCGCACCCCATCCCCGAGCACCCCAGGCCCAAGAG GGTGTCCGGGCGGGTGACGCTGGTGGGCGACGCCGCGGGGTACGTGACCAAGTGCTCCGGCGAGGGCATCTACTTCGCGGCGAAGAGCGGGCGGATGtgcgccgaggccatcgtggcgGGCTCCGCCAACGGGACGCGGATGGTGGAGGAGAGCGACCTGCGTAAGTACCTGGCCGAGTTCGACCGCCTCTACTGGCCCACGTACAAGGTGCTGGACATCCTGCAGAAGGTGTTCTACCGCTCCAACGCGGCGCGGGAGGCGTTCGTGGAGATGTGCGCCGACGACTACGTGCAGAAGATGACCTTCGACAGCTACCTCTACAAGCGCGTCGTGCCGGGCAACCCGCTCGACGACATCAAGCTCGCCGTCAACACCATCGGCAGCCTCGTCAGGGCCATCGCGCTGCGACGGGAGATGGAGAAGGTCACCTTGTGA
- the LOC136466130 gene encoding protein RKD3-like — translation MEDRFYEEDDWYFQFQDFSTFESRSSAGDSSSESSFSQGEVGDLFDVDFPSFWAQIEEDDAHRKSKEGDCEKALIESANVQTVAEIPGRRGGGSSETKKELTFEQVSRHFSVPIKQAARELNVGVTVLKKQCRKLGIPRWPHRKVKSLQKLIDNVQGLGKENAQENGHLTRSLVEFLQQTVKLLGERPDVMLDQRTIELSQVCFKENAQEDGHLTRSVVEFLQLTKKMIEERPDVTLDQRTKHLRQVCFKESFKRKRLIGCHGTW, via the exons ATGGAAGATCGTTTCTACGAGGAAGACGACTGGTACTTCCAGTTTCAGGATTTCAG TACTTTTGAGTCACGCTCAAGTGCTGGTGATTCTTCTTCAGAGAGCAGCTTCTCTCAAG GTGAGGTCGGCGACCTATTTGATGTTGACTTTCCCAGTTTCTGGGCTCAGATAGAGGAGGACGACGCGCATCGCAAGAGCAAGGAAGGCGACTGCGAGAAGGCCCTGATCGAGTCTGCCAATGTGCAGACGGTCGCAGAGATACCAGGACGTCGGGGCGGTGGGTCGTCAGAGACGAAGAAGGAACTGACTTTCGAGCAGGTGTCGCGGCACTTCTCCGTGCCGATCAAGCAGGCGGCGCGGGAGCTCAACGTGGGGGTCACCGTCCTGAAGAAGCAATGCAGGAAGCTCGGCATCCCGCGTTGGCCGCACCGGAAGGTGAAGAGTCTGCAGAAGCTCATCGACAACGTCCAG GGGCTCGGGAAGGAGAATGCACAAGAGAACGGGCATCTGACCAGGAGCCTGGTGGAATTCCTTCAGCAGACGGTGAAGCTGCTCGGGGAGAGgcccgatgtgatgctggatcaGAGGACGATAGAGCTCAGTCAGGTGTGCTTCAAGGAGAATGCACAAGAGGACGGGCATCTGACCAGGAGCGTGGTGGAATTCCTGCAGCTGACCAAGAAGATGATCGAGGAGAGGCCCGATGTGACTCTGGATCAGAGGACGAAGCACCTCAGGCAGGTGTGCTTCAAGGAGAGCTTCAAGAGGAAGCGCCTCATAGGCTGCCATGGCACCTGGTGA